AATTACTCACCGGGGTCCAGGGACAGCTTTGTCCGGATGCCAAAAGTCGACCAACCCAAGCAGGTTATGAATTGCTGGCCTTCCGACACTAAAGATTCGAACAAAAGCAGAAAGGCCCCGCCAAGTTCCAGAGGCTACTGTTCAGCCTCACTGCTCTCACCTACCACACCCCTGCACCTATAAAGCCGGGACCTGTTGCTGCTGCCACCTAGGTGTGGAAGTGCAAGGGTACTGTCTACCTGTGCACCTAGTCACTTCCTTACATAACTACCCTCCATTCCTGACAGTGTTTACACTTTCATTTAGCTTATGCTATAACCATACTGCAGTGCGTGATACTATGTCTTTTGAGTTAACAGTCATTCATTCTCttcatgtatactgtagctagtaAGAGCTGACAGAACATGTCCCACAACTCTGATGTTTGAATAAAATCCTAGAGAAAAGCATTTGTTGAATCATTATAGATACTGTACATTATAGATACCATAGTTTCAGATGAGAATGCACTTGTATAAATATTTATTGGATGTGTATTGCCTGCACATGGAGAGAAGAATCACTGTATGATAAGAGACCCAGCATTGAACCTACAGAGGTTCTCAGTCAGATAAAGATCAAAAGGAGAGGCATGCAGGTTAAGTTGGGTGTGATGAAGCCAGGTTTCACAGTGGCTGCAGCATtagcacacagacaggcaggcagtgtggtggagagagacagagtttcTTCACCCCCTCCTTTGCCTGTAAAACCCATGGTTCTGCCCTACTGGGTGTTACCCTCCCCGGCACCCAGGCACATTTTTTACAATGTGCCCTTTTCTTAGAAATATTCAAATGTCCCGCCATCTGGGAATTCACTTTTGTTCTTATGTAGCTTGGGAAAAACATAGACTTTATGTTAATTTCCCTCTTTATTTGTCTTGGATTCCTTTTGTGTGCAAGAAGCAGGACTGTTGCGTGACTTTTGTTGCTACTTTCCACAGAAATCCAGCTCATCTTTGAATGGGTGTTTTATGGTTGTTCTTCCTATTAATTCATGACAACAGCCAAATCTAATTGGCTAATGACCACTGTGTGCACTCACAAAGACAGATAGATATGCAATTTTAAAGTATGGAAAGGATATTATCCATATGGTATGTACACCATTACTACATGTTATTCAGTGAGTTATTTCTATTTTACTTTATGGTGTTCATATAACGTGATTCACATATTAAAGAAGTGCTGAATTTTCTCCATATTTCCCCAGCGTTCCATAAATATAGTAGAACACTGGCCTCTAGTGGAAGCCTTTCTCAATGACAGTAATATCCTGATGGACTCATTAAAAAACATAtataatttggtgggtgcttatatttgtcctatttcacacatgtacacgtTTATTTATAcacgtgtgaattggaaatgtgttttttgcatatcccagcTGCATATTTACCAGTGACAGTTTACACAAGTGTCAGTTGTCTCTGATCTACTGTAAGTGTAGAGTGACAATGGATGAAACCACCACATGGGAAGAAGCTAATGTAGAAAATGTTCAAACTTAAATGACATAAATTAATATCTTATCATATTGGAATTTTACATAAATGAGCCATTTTACTAAAATCTCACAGGAACAAGAGtatataaacaaataaatatgTTAATTTATTACACTATCTAAAACAAATTGTGCATGAAATAAAAGTAACAGAATAATAACAGATCACTGTTGAAACATTAGGGTACATTTTGTTTGGTAAAATTATGATccaaaatatacagtataattaCTACATCTCAAAAAAATTAAGAGAAAACATATAGACATTACATCCGTTATTATTTACCAAAAGCTTTCCCAGGTAATATACTATAATGTGAATGGGGGAGGACCATTCAAGTCCCTACACTTTCAACACTAGGTAGTAAAAGACAAGTCATTTTGTCCAGGATAACCGACGACCTTTAGTTTGACTTTCTAACTGAGCCCCTTGTGCTCATAGCACCAAGCCATACTGTATTACATGTACCTGTCCTGATGAGACATCAGGAGGACATTGAGCGTGTGTCTTCAGTGTCTGAGGAATCACACTCATCTGCGGACTCTGTGAGGGCAGGGTAGGGGCGTGGCTGGTCCAGATTGACGTAGGTGACCTTGAGGCTGATGTAGTGCTCCCCCTCAAGGTCAGACAGGATGGTCAGGACAGCAGACACCAGCGTTGCGAAGCTGGGTCTCATCTCTGGGTCTGGGTCCCAGCACTGCAGCATGATGGCATACCTGGAGAGAGTTCCATATAGAACTTACTATGGGGCTTTCTTCTAACAATAGAAGTACAAGTCATACATTACCAAAAGTTtggaatgtccttgtttttgtccattaaaacaacatcaaattgatcagaaatacagtgtagacattgttaatgttgtaaatgactatggtagctggaaacgtcagattttttatggaatatctacataggcgtacagaggcccattatcagcaacaatcacacctgtgttccaatagcatgttgtgttagctaattcaagtttatcattttaaaaggctaattaatcaatagaaaacccttttgcaattatgttagcggAGCTGAAAACTGtcgtgctgattaaagaagcaataaagccttcttaagactagttgagtatctggagcatcagcatttgtgggttcgattacaggctcaaaatggccagaaacaaagtccttccttctgaaactcgtcagtctattcttgttctgagaaatgaaagctattccatgtgagaaattgccaaggaactgaagatctcgtacaacgctgctcccttcacagaacagcacaaactggccctaaccagaatagaaagagagaggccccgggaggcccaggtgcacaactgagcaagaggacaagtacattagagtgtctagtttgacaaacagacgcctcacaagtcttcaactggcagtttcattaaataataccccgcaaaacatcagtctcaacgtcaacagtgaggaggcgactccgggatgctggcctaggCACAGTtaaaaaaaagccatatctcagactggccaataaaaataaagtattaagatgggcaaaagaacacagacaccgggcagaggaagattggaaaaaagtatCTACAGGGactaatctaagtttgaggtgtttggatcacaaagaagaacatttgtgagatgcagaaaaaatgaaaagatgctggaggagtgcttgacgccatctgtcaagcatggtggaggcaatgtgatggtctgggggtgctttggtggtggtaaagtgggagatatgtacagggtaaaagggatcttgaagaaggaaggctatcactccattttgcaacgccatgccataccgtggacggcgcttaattggagccaatttcctcctacaacaggacaatgacccaaagcacagctccaaactatgcaataactatttagggatgaagcagtcagctggtattctgtctataatggagtggccagcacagtcaccggatctcaaccctattgaattGTTGTGGGAGCGGAGCAGCATGactgtaagaagtgcccatcaagccaatccaacttgtgggaagtgcttcaggaagcatggggtgaaatctcttcagattacctcaacaaattgacaactagaatgccaaaggtctacAAGGATGTAATtactgcaaatggaggattctttgacgaaagcaaagtttgaaggacacaattatgtataaccttgtcaatgtcttgactatatttcctattaattttgcaactaatttcatgtatgttttcatggaaaacaaggacatttctaagtgaccccaaacttttgaacggtagtgtacaaaTTGCTTAACTGAAATAAAACAATATTGTACAGGCTATGTACTTATTTCAATTTACGGACCGAAATGACTAAGCAAAAGCGATATGGAGACGATTTATAGCTTTTACATATTTGATGTGTTTTTTCCCCACACAGAAAAGTCAGCCATTATGTTTTGCTATCCTACTCAACTGTTGTTCTCTCAATTGTTAATCTGTATTTCAACACTTCCTATTTTTCAGTGGGAAAAGGGACACATTAGATTAGACTGTAGGATGTATCATTGATAATGGGATGAGGACACATGGAAAAACATTGACGTTCAGATGTAATCTTATACCAGtaaatgtgtgtgcgtatgggcGCGTTTAAGGATATCTTTCAAGTGAAGCAAATTGGTGATCATTAACTCCCAGACGACATTGCTTAACAATATTTGGATATGTGTGTGGTGGACATTTACAGGTTTAACACTGCAGGTTAACCTTTCCCACATCCTTTATTTACTGGCGATACTATCCTGTTTCTCTTTGTTGCAACTGTAGAGGTGGGAAATTCATCCAGAACCTTGAGGTTTTTTAAAGcatctatgttactgtataaccaTATTTACTATAGACATATCATTTGTTTACTTTGAAAAGGgcttctttttttcttttgaGTTCTACTATGAAGTATTTTCAACAAAATTAACTGTTATCTAGACTATCATTACCACTACTTACAAAGGGTCAGGACAGAATTGTGGTTGGGGGAGTCTCCTGCCTTTCAGCAGGTAATGTGTGATGTCATAGGGGTCCACCTCTGGGTAGGGGCTTGCTCCTCTGGTTAACATCTCCCATATCAACACCCCAAAGGACCACTGTAATAGGAGGTCATGATGAAAGTTAGCATGGTGAGAAATGATTTGGGTGTAATATAAAGTTGCTCTTATTGCTGTGTAGTCACACTGTAATTAATCAAGTAACAACATAGCCAGTCCTAATTCCACAAATGCTGCCTAATTCTTATTATGTTATCAGAAAGTAATTCCTTCACTTACTACGTCTGACTTGGCAGTGAATTTCTGTGTCTGTAGGCTCTCAATGGCCATCCACTTGACTGGTAGCTTGGCCTTCCTGTGGTCCTGAACACTGTAGTACTCCTTATCGAACACATCCCTGGCCATGCCGAAGTCTGCCACCTTCACTGTGTACGACTCATCCAGCCTGCACAGACAATAGTAAGGGCAAACATAAGGGTCACAGATTGGTTATCTGTGAATGCAAGCCTGCAACTATAGTACAGTAGCATTGCTAAGGAAAATAAAACCAGTTAGCTTATATCAGGACTAATGTATAGTTTAAAGTGGTGACTAGCCCCATTCACAGAGAACTGAAGTGACTGCTCAACCCTGACTTACATGCAGTTGCGTGCTGCGAGGTCTCTGTGCACAAACTTCATATGTGCTAAGTACTCCATCCCCTTGGCAACCTGAAGCCCAAAGCCAATCAGGTCTTTCACCGTGGGGTTCTATAGGAAGAATCAATACCACACAATAAAGATGTCGGTCACATAAGCCTTGAGATATATCACTGAGGTGTTAAGGAGATCCCTTGTATGCTGATAAAAGTGAACATTGTAATGTAGCTACTGTTTGGCGCCGGCTTCCTCACCCTTTTCTCACAGCGTATGAAGTGGCGGAGGTCCCCGTGCTTCATATAAGGTAGTACCACCAGGGGGAGCCCCTCCTGAGGCAACAGGATGCCcagcagagagagaacattgGTGTGATGGAACCCCTTCATCAAGATGCCCTCCTTTAGAAACTGCTCTACCTCTTCTACATCTGTTATCCCTgatatggcacacacacacacacacatgcacgacaCATgcacaacacacgcacacacaaatgcatgctcATATGCAGGGCACACACATAAATGAACGTAAAAACTGCTTATGAACAGTCAACATTTACAGATCAAGCTTAAAAACCCTAAACAAAccacattaaacctagtgtacaTGTTTAATTATTCCTGCGTATGAGCAGGGTTGTTCCATGATTACCCTGCTGGTCACATGTACAGGTGACTAATACTCAGTCCACCTGGTTCAGATCTAGAACATTGTGAATCAGGGAGGAGGTGCTCACTGTTCAATGACTTGACTGCACAGTGGATTTCTCTGTTGTTATGGTCTGTGAAGTAGCCATGGTAAACTGTGCCAAAATGACCTGGGGGAGATAAGAGAACATTATTATCATCAGAAACAAAATTCAACGACATACTGTATATCAAGTCATCAGTGTGAGTCCCTATTATGATCCATGAACTTTCAAATTGCTGATTTATATGCTATAATAACACCCTCTATCCATCAGTCAAGGTGGTATGGGAATAGTAGCCTATGTGCATTTGATTAAAAAGCACACTGTGTGCTGTACACACTGTAATGAGACTGACCCTTGCCGATAATCTGGTGGTGCTGGACGATGAGCATGTCTGCTGGGATCAGCACGTCCTTCACCTCCTCCaggagctctggtctaaagctgGAGATGGAGATCTTCTCAGGGGGCATGAGGGGGGTGAGGGTGGGGTCCATGCTGCCTGCAGCATAGGCCGGGCTGGGGAACACCACTGTGCTTCCCAGAGCCAAACTTGGCCTCTGAGGCAGGACTACTAGAGTGGTGAGGGGCAAGGTCAGTAGAGTTCCTTCAGCATGTGTAGATAATTAATTTATGTCAGTATGTGTAGATTTCAACCACTGTTGTTGAAACCTAAGAATAGAAATTGAACGAGACAAAATGGATTGATAGATTCCCTACATAAAATATGATATTAGCCAATTACAGTCTCACCTCTTCTGTAGTCCCCTACAGGGGACAGTTCCACACTACTGCTGCCGGGGCGGTTGTGGTTATGAGCCAAACGGGTCTCCACCTGAGAGGCTGGAAATTAGTTTTCAATCATAAACCAAGGGAGTAGGGAACCGCATCAAAAGTCAACAAGACAATGTTAGCTACCGCTGTCACTGTGCATGGCTGTGCATGGCTGTGCATGTCTGTGCATGGCTGTGCATGTCTGTGCATGGCTGTGCATGGCTGTGCATGTCTGTGCATGGCTGTGCATGTCTGTGCATGGCTGTGGATGTCCTACTGAAACCAGGTGTATAAGACATCCTCATTACCAGTCATTGGGGTTGTGTAAGATGGCCTGATTAAAGTCCAGACAGACAGGGAACCCCACCTTTCTTCTGCTTCCTCAGGTGCTTCATGACTACGAAGGCCAGCACGGCCCCTGCCACCAGGGCCCCCAGTATCCCCAGTACGATGCCCACCATGTAGTGGTTACTGACCAGGACCACTGTCCCAACGTTGTGAACCTGCCCATTGATGGAAATCTGGGGGAGGATAGACAGTGGGTCAGATCAAGACTGCTGCCAGACTACTGTCTTGTTTTCCTCACTTAACCACATATTTAGGGAAAACCCAATAGTAGGATGTTTATTGCTTGAATCTATGTAAAGCTGTTGACATACTCTAATGTTGAATGGACAACATAGTTTCCAGTTACTAACTTACCTTCACAGGCAGTCCACTGATGGTTACGTTTCTAGGGATCCTGCAGGTGATTTCATTGTCCAGAACTTTTGCGTCACAATCCACTCCTCCCACTGTCATAGTGATTGTCATGCAGGAACTCACAAGATTCAGTTTCTGGTGCTGTGAGGGTGAAGAAAAAAAGAGTTCTGAGTTTTTCTTCTTGAAAAGGTTTAAACAGTATGTaagcaataaaaacaatattCTTACTCCTTCTGACAGTAAGTTGCAGTCAAATAGACATGACACCATTAACATTTTGTTGTTATGGCACTGTTGCACTTACATGTAGTGACACTTCATCTTGTCCAGCATACAGCCTAAGTACATGGCCGTCAGTTTCAAAGGGTATTGGCTCGCCATAGGGGTGGTAGGAGAACTCTCCATTCCACAGTCCAACAGCTCCATCCATATCAAAGGAGAGctccccttcctctgtctcttcccgGGGGAAAGCAGGGGTTATGCACTCCATCCGTGTGGGCAATGACTTGCCTTTGCACTCCTGGAGGGAATTATAAAAATAGCTGTATGAATATGATTATATTATGTATACTATAGagataaaacatgttttcatctctATCATGTACACAGTATGTGGTAGTATAATCTTACAACGAGATCTTACTCTGGTGACAGGCTTCAGGTGGCTCTCGTTGGGCCTAAAGCGGATGATGGTCCTGTATACAGAGTCCAAGTTCTTCCCCTCAATGATTATCTTTGACCCCCTGGAGAGTGGAGAGACGATAACATAACAGATTCTACAGAGACCCAGCAGCAGGGCTTAGATCGTTCAACCTTGTCTCATGGTTGAGATGGTAATACTGATCGTTGAGACGGGTCATTCCATATAGTGAAGAAGCCTCACTGGCTTGGCCTACCTGTCAAAACTACAGTCTGGGAGGACGGCTGTGACCTCTGGGTTCTCTTTGTAGTAGAAGACCTTGGTGGTGAGGATGGGGGACTTGTCTATGAACACACTGAGGGGGACGTCCCTCACCTCCGAGATGGGCTGAGACAGACAGATGATGGAGGACATGTTCCCTCTGGGCGCTGTGACACTGGAGACCGGTGGAGTAGAGGGAAAGTCCAGGGTTAGTGCTCCTACAGGCAATACTATAGGATGTAGGTTCACCTCACTCTACATGTGGCTTTCACATCTGACACATTAAAAAGTTTAACAGACAACTTAAATGATATACTGGTagacttatatatatataaatatatatatatatatatatttcccccACAGTGAGTTAGTCATCAAAACAACTAGTTTTTCATTCACTCCCTGTAATTGAAAGgtttaaaggtaaaaaaaaaaaagtaataataaGTAGTCTGAGCACAGTCAGATCGAAATCAGTTTCCAATACTGACATTACTGTACAAACAAATGCTGGGACAAGCATGCGGCTCTCACAGGTAAATAGTAGACAGTGAATTATGCCATAAACTcatagaaaaaaggtgctatctagaacctaaaagggtttttcagctgtccccataggagaaccctttgaagaaccatttttggtttcaggtagaatccttttgggttccatgtagaatgctttccacagagggttctacatggaacacaaaataGTTCTACTTGAAaccaaaaaaggttctacctggaaccaaaaaggattctccTATACGAACAGTGGAAGAACaattttggaacctttttttctaagagtgtacagtcaGGTATTTTAGAAGTCCAGGTTAGAGAAAACAGACTTTGGGTGAAAACATCACAAGAGAGACATAATAACATAACCAGTAACTGCATCTGCCCACCTGGTGATTGGGCAGGGCTCTCCATTCAGAGTGACCCTTCTGGTCTTCCCAGCGTCCAGGTGAGGCCCAGTCACAGTGATCAGAGTTCCCCCAACACGAGGCCCGTAGTTGGGCTGGATCTCTGTGATGTTGGGAATCTGCCAGAGGGAGCAAAATGTCCCCAATTTAATCAAAAGGCCATTCATCAAGTATTGCTGATAATGTGATGGTGACTTTGTATGTACAACAGAGGATACTTCCAAACTCACTTGATATTTACAATATGTTTCTGTTACATGCaataatatattttattattaACAGAGGCATAATCAAATGAATCACCCAACTACAACTAAGCAGTTAAATCAACAGTAGATTCAAATTACCACAAAGGTAAATCCTGGCATCTCCGCGTTCCCGTCGATGGAGTAGCGGCCCTCCACCTTCCCCTCTTGCACCTTTACAGTGATGTTAACTGGTTTGGACAGCTCAATGGCCCCAGAGTGAATCTTACACACCAGGCTAAGGAGCGGCACAAGAACAGGCTCATCAACATGTCAGTGTCAAATTAACATTGATGCATCAGAAATCACCACGAGACATGAATACATTTCAGTTTTATTAACATCTATGTTGCATTACTAGTTGAGTAAAACCTACCTACATATAATAAACCTACTGTATACACtgagtaaacaaaacattaaaaacacctgctctttccatgacatagactgaccaggtgaatccaggtgaaaactatgatcccttattgatgtcaattgttacatccacttcaatcagtgtagattaagccttaagacaattgagagATGGATTAGGTAtttgtgtcattcagagggtgaagacctgcaatgctgctgggtttttcagattcaacagtttcctgtgtgtatcaagaatggtccaccacccaaaggacatccagccaactgggagtcaacatgggcctgcaTCCCTTTGtattgctttcaacaccttgtggagtccatgccccaatgaattgaggctgttctgagggcaaaagcggggatgcaactcaatattaggaaagtgttcctaatgtttgttatACTCAGTTTAAGTCAATATGTCTAATATGATTCACTGTGTATCTCTGTCATTGTGAGTGATACTCACTGAGAGAGTTCAAACTTAGTCCAGGGCTAAGAGAGTATCCACACTTAAACATTCTAAAGTGGGCTAGCACCAACCTTGGCCCAGGACTAGCTGGCCCTGCTTTGGAGGAGGATTAGCACCGACTTTTCGGGGCTAGCCAATCACAGAGTTCTACTGTTACCTAATTTGAATTTGCTACTCCAGAAAAGTGACATTTGGTTTCAGTTAATCCTGCTTgtgggaaaacaggctatgtTAACCCAGGGCCAGTCTTTGTCTTGGGCGAAGAACAATGAAGTGTGAAAAAGCCTACTGTGTGTTGTTGCTCTTCAGTGGCAGCACAGCACAGGCTGTCTGTCCCAGTCTGACCAGGTGGGTTCTGGAGCTGATGGCAGGCCTCAGGGGAGACTGGAACTCCCAGCCACACAGAGTCAGCTCTGACTGACCATCAGGGGGAGCCATCTTGGGGAAGAACTAAACCAAACAGGAACAAACAGACTCAGCATATGACCAACAATAACAACTTAGCATAATAACCACATACAAATACAAAAGTTATGGTCACGTTATGCTCAGGTAATCTGTGAATATGGACAATCTCAAACATATCTTTATGATAACCAAACATGCATATGACTAATGACATTTCTAGCCAGCATTAACAACCATGGTATTGGTGGGAAGCTAATTGCTCCAATCTAAACTACATTAAACAAACACATCCCTCTCCCCAGTTCTTCTCACCCCAGTGATACCAGGGGGGCAAGACTCATTCCTCCAGCGGCCACTGCACTCCTCCTTCCAAGAGCACACTCCAGAGCACCAGCCACAGCCCATGAACTCAGGGGCCATCAGGCACATTGCACAGGTCATGAAGTGCTGGCAGCCTGGCCCCCTCTGAGGCACCTGGATCACCTAACAGCCAAAGAGAGAGATTTGATTAACTTTGATCAAATCAAAGAGTCACTTTGATTACTGTGTACAGTGTATTTACTACCTGTAACAGATTTTGAACAGGCTTTTCCATACCTTGTCTCCAACCACAAACAGTAGAGATTCTGACGAGTACACAGCAGCAATGGAGGAGACCCTCTGGTTCTCTACCAAGGTGTAATTAGCAAAGATAGTAGGGCTTGATCTTCTCAAAACAAGCTGACAAAGAGACAGAGCAGATAGTTAGTAATCTATCAAAGAAGGGCTGGACTGTGTTCACAGTTTTCATTCATTAGATCAAATGGATCAGGATCACACACTATTGTGagctctctgtccccctccatACCTGCAGGAGCCGTCCAGTGGAGGTGCCAATGTGTGCCACGGTCTTGTTCTCAATGGTGGTGACCAGCAGTGAGGTGAGCAGGACATCATTCATCTGCTTGTTGAAGAGGTCCACTCTGTAATAAGGCTTAGACACCATGCTGGGGTGGTCCCTGCAGGTGGCGTTGTTCTCCATGCTCTAGTAACAGGGAGATAGGCCATAATAGATAGGGAGACTATGTAAATTTTTAGTAGGGCCAGGAGAATACTTTTGCaatccttttttctaagagtgtaaataACAGAAAGCAAAAAAATAATTATCTTGATGCATGGACAAATTGTGTTCACATTTTGTAACAAAAGCCCTCCAGCTCCAACCTGTTGGCTAAAGTCCTTTAGTAAACGTAGGGCAGTATATGAGGGTACATGACATCAGGCCTTGAGGCACTACACCCTACTGCTGTTGTTTTGTAAACAAATGTGGCATGAAAGTTCTAGGAACAAGGAACTAGATGAGCAGCTTTTCTGATGCCAAGTGAACAAGGAAGAAAAAGTCGTAAGGCTTTAGAAGGGAACACTTTGAGAGCACGCTGAGCAGTGAGTTGCTCCACAGTTCTGATGCTATTATTATGTCAGTTGTAGTCTGTGCATCATTATTGACTCATTTTGCCCAACTTCCTCATGGGACCAGAAAACCACAATCGTGTCTGGCCTCAGAGGCCACAGTGATTCATAGCGCTACTATATTCTAGTGATCACTCTGACGTGGTACAATTAAACCTATTATTCGATCCATCTAAAGAGGTACAAATAATATGATAACGAAGCAATCATTGTCTCAGATTTCAAGTTACAACAGTCAAGAATATGCACACAAGCTGTTGTGCAAATTAGGAATTCTCCAAAAAGGCAGTTGAATCAAAAACTAGAAGAAGAAGGATATAGCTAAGGAACAGTATATGCTCATTAGTTCAACAGAACTCCTTGTGGTGTTTGGGAATCAGTATCTGTACTACTGACACAAAATTGAATATGTCATATGATCAGAGTGTTTTTTCTGACTGTCTCGGGAACTTGTAAAAAAAGGTGTTTTCTCCCACAATACTGTACTAGGAAAAGATTGGTTAAGGTGGGTTTATTTCCATGGTTTCACAACATCTGGGTGTGCTGGAGGTAGAGGGCAGACAGTGAGGCAATAACCAGACAACAGTAAGCACTCAATGCCAGGCCTGGAAGTGGCACAGACCCGGGACAGCTGCTCAATGCCATGGGCCACT
This sequence is a window from Oncorhynchus kisutch isolate 150728-3 linkage group LG1, Okis_V2, whole genome shotgun sequence. Protein-coding genes within it:
- the LOC109897970 gene encoding macrophage-stimulating protein receptor isoform X2: MVHWATQWLTCVWLQTVLASALDTCPSTAPSPVNFSVAYTMPFFQTKSPIQNIVTNSMYQEVYVASQNVVEAVNMSLEKVWELPTGPVGSPECKICNLCDVDKDPNFLENTDNEVLLLDTFFMYLYSCGSSQYGVCHFHQLKTDGQAPNKNSSKCLFRKESNSAAYCPDCLASPLGTKVTMVEEGQTVYFFVAATVNDSVTQRYGRKSISVRRPLATEDGFYSDVRGLTVLPNLRRTYNIEYVYSFFTQEFVYFLSVQRESPDQEFSPFQTRLGRLPRSEWEMRRYREVVLECRFEPKRRRRRNTVSGSEAFKDVVYNVVQAAHFGKAGRELADELGAEEEDDILYGVFAVTDDNGVTEHDSALCAFPMDNVNKAIDDGVDDCCKSGPEQLSRGLCHFQACESCPHESMENNATCRDHPSMVSKPYYRVDLFNKQMNDVLLTSLLVTTIENKTVAHIGTSTGRLLQLVLRRSSPTIFANYTLVENQRVSSIAAVYSSESLLFVVGDKVIQVPQRGPGCQHFMTCAMCLMAPEFMGCGWCSGVCSWKEECSGRWRNESCPPGITGFFPKMAPPDGQSELTLCGWEFQSPLRPAISSRTHLVRLGQTACAVLPLKSNNTHLVCKIHSGAIELSKPVNITVKVQEGKVEGRYSIDGNAEMPGFTFVIPNITEIQPNYGPRVGGTLITVTGPHLDAGKTRRVTLNGEPCPITSVTAPRGNMSSIICLSQPISEVRDVPLSVFIDKSPILTTKVFYYKENPEVTAVLPDCSFDRGSKIIIEGKNLDSVYRTIIRFRPNESHLKPVTRECKGKSLPTRMECITPAFPREETEEGELSFDMDGAVGLWNGEFSYHPYGEPIPFETDGHVLRLYAGQDEVSLHHQKLNLVSSCMTITMTVGGVDCDAKVLDNEITCRIPRNVTISGLPVKISINGQVHNVGTVVLVSNHYMVGIVLGILGALVAGAVLAFVVMKHLRKQKKASQVETRLAHNHNRPGSSSVELSPVGDYRRVLPQRPSLALGSTVVFPSPAYAAGSMDPTLTPLMPPEKISISSFRPELLEEVKDVLIPADMLIVQHHQIIGKGHFGTVYHGYFTDHNNREIHCAVKSLNRITDVEEVEQFLKEGILMKGFHHTNVLSLLGILLPQEGLPLVVLPYMKHGDLRHFIRCEKRNPTVKDLIGFGLQVAKGMEYLAHMKFVHRDLAARNCMLDESYTVKVADFGMARDVFDKEYYSVQDHRKAKLPVKWMAIESLQTQKFTAKSDVWSFGVLIWEMLTRGASPYPEVDPYDITHYLLKGRRLPQPQFCPDPLYAIMLQCWDPDPEMRPSFATLVSAVLTILSDLEGEHYISLKVTYVNLDQPRPYPALTESADECDSSDTEDTRSMSS
- the LOC109897970 gene encoding macrophage-stimulating protein receptor isoform X1, which gives rise to MVHWATQWLTCVWLQTVLASALDTCPSTAPSPVNFSVAYTMPFFQTKSPIQNIVTNSMYQEVYVASQNVVEAVNMSLEKVWELPTGPVGSPECKICNLCDVDKDPNFLENTDNEVLLLDTFFMYLYSCGSSQYGVCHFHQLKTDGQAPNKNSSKCLFRKESNSAAYCPDCLASPLGTKVTMVEEGQTVYFFVAATVNDSVTQRYGRKSISVRRPLATEDGFYSDVRGLTVLPNLRRTYNIEYVYSFFTQEFVYFLSVQRESPDQEFSPFQTRLGRLPRSEWEMRRYREVVLECRFEPKRRRRRNTVSGSEAFKDVVYNVVQAAHFGKAGRELADELGAEEEDDILYGVFAVTDDNGVTEHDSALCAFPMDNVNKAIDDGVDDCCKSGPEQLSRGLCHFQACESCPHESMENNATCRDHPSMVSKPYYRVDLFNKQMNDVLLTSLLVTTIENKTVAHIGTSTGRLLQLVLRRSSPTIFANYTLVENQRVSSIAAVYSSESLLFVVGDKVIQVPQRGPGCQHFMTCAMCLMAPEFMGCGWCSGVCSWKEECSGRWRNESCPPGITGFFPKMAPPDGQSELTLCGWEFQSPLRPAISSRTHLVRLGQTACAVLPLKSNNTHLVCKIHSGAIELSKPVNITVKVQEGKVEGRYSIDGNAEMPGFTFVIPNITEIQPNYGPRVGGTLITVTGPHLDAGKTRRVTLNGEPCPITSVTAPRGNMSSIICLSQPISEVRDVPLSVFIDKSPILTTKVFYYKENPEVTAVLPDCSFDRGSKIIIEGKNLDSVYRTIIRFRPNESHLKPVTRECKGKSLPTRMECITPAFPREETEEGELSFDMDGAVGLWNGEFSYHPYGEPIPFETDGHVLRLYAGQDEVSLHHQKLNLVSSCMTITMTVGGVDCDAKVLDNEITCRIPRNVTISGLPVKISINGQVHNVGTVVLVSNHYMVGIVLGILGALVAGAVLAFVVMKHLRKQKKASQVETRLAHNHNRPGSSSVELSPVGDYRRVVLPQRPSLALGSTVVFPSPAYAAGSMDPTLTPLMPPEKISISSFRPELLEEVKDVLIPADMLIVQHHQIIGKGHFGTVYHGYFTDHNNREIHCAVKSLNRITDVEEVEQFLKEGILMKGFHHTNVLSLLGILLPQEGLPLVVLPYMKHGDLRHFIRCEKRNPTVKDLIGFGLQVAKGMEYLAHMKFVHRDLAARNCMLDESYTVKVADFGMARDVFDKEYYSVQDHRKAKLPVKWMAIESLQTQKFTAKSDVWSFGVLIWEMLTRGASPYPEVDPYDITHYLLKGRRLPQPQFCPDPLYAIMLQCWDPDPEMRPSFATLVSAVLTILSDLEGEHYISLKVTYVNLDQPRPYPALTESADECDSSDTEDTRSMSS